Below is a genomic region from Drosophila kikkawai strain 14028-0561.14 chromosome X, DkikHiC1v2, whole genome shotgun sequence.
ACACTTGGTTAACGTGGGCGCATAAAAAACGTTAAACAGATTTTTTCAGTCACTTTTTTTCAttataagttttattttgaaaatcgcTTAACAAAGATTTTacattgatttatatttttgtttaccatAAATACTGATTAAAATtgagtaatatttttaaattaatcataattattattttttatcaacatAATTAAAATCAGCACAtcatttttttgattaaaaaacataaaaatctaaaataattattatcaaTCATGCtgatttcaaatatttgtattaaaaattataattatgggcttatttaaattatttcaataataattattatttttgagaaAGTAAACAATGCCCTTTTTGCCGTTTGCAATTATGTATATCGTTAGTAACcaattaaaaaaggaaaatatttaattttttgcctgTTCCGATCGAAACTCGGCcgcaattaaaaatgcaaataaagcGGATCGTAGAAATTGAACAATTAACTTCTGATTGGAAGTGGATGCCATTCGTTATCCAATATCGTCCACAATCTGTGTCGACTCTCTCTCCGCTCAGAGCTTCCCATTTATTTCGCCGTCTTCTCGAATTCCGCTATTCTCTCTTTATTTCGCCGCATTTTACGCTCTCTATTCTACatgagaattcgaccccaaacTAACATTCCCATACGTATTTGACACTGTTATTCTGTAAGCGTGTAAGATTAGTTTTGACATGCACAAGCTCAAAGAGAGGACTCTCTCGCCGCTCTCTTTCGCCGTCCTccgccattttcatttttcgcaTTCGCAAAGATCGGTCGAAAACACGCGGCTCCCAGAAAAACAAGGGAAAAACGCGGAAAAACGTtcggaaaagcgggaaaaagTCGTCCCGTCGGGAAAACTATCCCTTCGGAGGGATCGGAAACAGTTTTTTTCTGCGAAAATCCGAGGGAAAACCGAGAAAATCTACGCTTGGACGGCGTAGTCTTGACGGCCGGCTATAAGTATGCAAGTGTTAGTGAAATAGGATGCGTGAGCATGTGGCAgtgcttttttgtttttttttttgttttgtgtttttctctGCTCACAGCGTCCCGTTTTCTTGGCCGTCCTCGAGAGTTCCGCCATTCCCTCGTCACTTTGCTCGCATTCGAATTGATCGGTCGGAATATACGCGGCTCCTGTGAAAACGCAGGAAAATCGTTCGGAAAAACGGGAAAGCGTCGTCCGGTCGGGAAAACTATCCCTTCGGTGGGATCGGTACCGGTTAATCGGGTGAAAAATCCGTGTTAAAGCCGGAAAAAAATCTGCGCTCGGGCTGCACAGCCAATAAGAGCCGGTTATTGGTGTGCAGTTTTTTTGTgcataaactaaaaaaaaaactgaaatggaATTTCGATTTACAGAGGAATTTACAAAGTACAAAGTGAGTACAGTCAtccatttatttgttttttatttggtttcgcTCTCCGTCTTTGCCTTTGCATATTTTCTTAGGCACCGTTATTCGGCACACGCAGAGCAAAGCATCGTTCGCTCTACTCTAtcgctgtctctctctctctcaattCTTTACTGCCGCCTCGGCATTTTCTTGTTCGGCTTTGTGTTTCTGATTGCGCTTGAAATAACATGTAAgagcaaacaaaaggaaacCTCTCTCgcagaagagagagagaatacGATCCACAGTTGTGGATTGGACATTTCTGGAGCGCTTGAAATAACATGTAAAAGCAAACGAAAGGAAAGCGCTCTCTCACAAAAGGTAGAACGTAGAATACGATCCACATCTGTGGATTGGCCATTTTTGGTGTTCTTTGCTGTGATTTCGGCTGTAAACTGAAACTGGAAATCTTGTGTTTGTCTCTGCTCACAGTTTCCCGTTTATTTCGCCGTCCTCCAGAATTCTGCCATTATTCcgccaaattaaattattttatataaattattttaaaaataattttgtaataaaatatttaaaagcagaacacaatcattatttttaatagaaatataaaataattattatttttttcttttttttttttttctccaaaAATAATGATTGTGTTctgcttttaattattttattacaaaattataattatcattgatttttataatattattaaaaaaaagttggaaAGCAAACCAGTTGCTTCCCATGAAATCCCCAAATGTGCGAGAATTTCAAGATCTACCCCAAAATAGAGAACACCTGtgtttattttcgtattttttgttgcttgcttgctgcatttttattatttacttatatatCTCTTCACCGGCAATCAATTGATTTTCATGCTAcagtattttgttgttgtttttcttgtgTCTAGAAActactaaaattaaatttaaatgtagttATGAGCTTGTCGGATTTCCgctgtttgttttgttgtttggtattataattttttataactattattatgcgcttttatgaaaaaaattcaatGTTTTTGCTTACacgcttttttgtttttcggttCGTCTACCCGATCACATGGCGATGGAGATGGGCCTGCCAATATCAGCGGAAGGTCGGCTGCTGGGCGTAGAGAATCGTACCACGAAATGGCTTTGATTTACTTGACCAACATGGGAGATATTATGGTTTTGTCAGTGCCTGAGCTAAAAAGACAACTTAATGCGGCCGCCGTGCGACGTGAAGATATCAAGTAAGTAGCAGTTTTGGTAACCATATcacaaaatgaaatattaataatgtttttttgttcttaGTGGAATTTCGTCGCTTTGTTTTACCAATGCTGGTGAAGACCTATATATGATGTCTTCTTCTGAGCTGCTGCGCATAGCTCTAGCAACGGGCAAGGCTGTACAACCAACCGGCATTGTTGAAGTTGAGCCCTTAGAGAGCGAAGATTTGGTACTAGAGGCGAATGACGAGGAAGAAAGCGATAAGGAAAAGGACGTCAATATTGAGGTGGTTAACAATGCCGAGACCAAGGAGCTGCCGGTGGCTACGCAACGCTCGAAGCCAGTTGAAGTTAGCGTAGACCGAAATAGCCTTCATCTAACCAATGGAGTCACAAATAATAACTCGCCAAGCCGTGCCAACGAGACCATCACCAGCTCTATAGGTGACCTTACCGTTGACTCTGTACGTGACCATTCAAACACCACGACAACTACATTATGTTCGACAACTACAGAGGAGACTGTGGGTAAGTGAATCACGCATACCTATGCAAATATTATCTTCATCAGTGTGATGTAATTGTAATTCGTAAATGGGCatacttttctgtttttgtgtTACGCCATATCGATCATCAGCTCGGTTTAAATGCAACTATTCAAATTCTTAATCATTTATTTACCCTTTGATTTTAGATATGCGCCGCAACCGACAATAAATACAGttcaatatttttagttttaacactGTCCCACTTTTTACCCAAAGTTATGCATGcctcttatatattttatactctttcattattatttacgattatatccatatataaatataggtcGCTTATCAGTGCTTAGCACGCAAACAAACCAAGCCACTACCACCGTGAACATGAATGACATTTCGGATATTAATATTCCCAACCTAATGGACTTGAAATCTAAAAGGTAACTATAtcccattttatatatttttattgctcTTCCTCTAATTCTCTTAATCTCTAAATTTACCCAACAGCAACACTACGGAAACAAGCACTAGTTCGGTggtaataaaatcaattattacAAGCATATCACACGAAAAGACCAACGGAGAGAGCGAAATAAGAACGACGAGGACGACAGCGAACGAAgtgaattttaatattaaaattattagtttaactaccaagaaaataatatgAGGTCAAAAAAACAGCAAGTGAAAAAGACCCGCAATTTAAACAcatattttaagcttaaaaatatggtatattttaatataaattttaaggaaattgtTTTGTAATCAATTACTTTTTTAAAGCCTTTTGCCTTgggcttgttttttttaaacataacgaatatataaataaaataagtacatattatattattaatgaGGAATGGCCCGATATGTGGTGCtcatttttccctttttttgtgtgactttcatttatgttttttattttcttagaaAAGGGTATTCTTCATTTATTTGCAAGTACTGCCTTGTCTAAGTTCACAGCAGCAATCTCTTTTTAGCTAATAAACGACTGCCAAACTACAgtccattcccattcccgttAAACTTGAGGCTGAGCTTCTGGGCCTGCTTGAGGCGCTGATGCTTGGCCGCCCGCTTGGCCTTGCGCTCccgctccttctcctcctttaCCTGCGACTTGGAGGGACccagcggcggctgctgctccggCTAATCCCCGTAGAGGTAGAAGGAGCAGGATGACGAGTCCGTAAAGTTGACATTGCCATCCGAGAACTTGCTGTTGACGACCGTTGGCTGACCGCTGGCAGAGGTCGTGGTAGTGGTTGTATTGGTATTGATGGAGCTGCCGCTGGCCAGAAGCGAGAGCTCATGACTCTGTTTGCGGCGGCGAAGGCTTTTCCACGGCCACCGGCAGCGACAGGAAGTACTCGTGCCGCGACGACACGTTGTGACAGTCCTGGCAGGTGAGTATCTTTTCAATTATGAAAGGCTGGTGCGAACCCTAGGTCGGGTGCAGCGCCAGAAAAAAACATgaattttacttttacttttccgaaaaacaataacaaaaaaaaagtgtgaCCGGTGAGGGTGTAAAGAAAATCctaaatattgatatttacaCGGCCTAataattttagtatttttgcataatgatatatcgatattttcaagAAGTACGTTAACGTTATTTACATTaatactaaataaaaacacgtgGGCCGCATTTGTATGTGCATGCCTTGCTGAAAAACAATAGCAAAAATATAGTACGGCCGCTGAGGGTgtgaagaatatttaaaaatatatacatttacacagactaatatttttagtatttatgCATAGTGATATATCGaacatcgatattttaaagaagTACCCCAATATTTCCTCGTAAGATACACTATGCAATTTTACGTTAACGTTATTTACATTAATACCAAATAAAAACACGTGGGCCGCATTTGCATATAGAGGCCAGTCCGGAAACTAATAGCAAAAAGATAGAACGGCAGGTGAGGATGTAAAGAATAttccaaaatataaatttttacaaagataaataatatgtagtatTTATGCGTTACGTTAACGTTGCTTACGTTAATACTAAAGTAAAATACGTGGCCTGCATTTGTTTGTACATGCCTTGCGGAAAAACAATAGCAAAAAGATAGTATGACCAGTGAGGgtgtaaaaaatattccaaaatatagatatttacACAGCCTAataattttagtatttttgCATCGTGATTTATTGAACAGCgacattttaaagaattacCTTAATATTTCCTCGTAAGACATTATGCAGCCTTACGTTAACGTTATTTACAATAATACCAAATAAAAACACGTTGGCCACATTTGACGTAGTTGACGTAGGGGAAAGCATTGTGTGGCCGACAATATGCTagatgaattttaaaaaaatatatattttcagctATAAGCTAGTTTAAAATATGCTAAAACTAGCTTACAAAAAGCTAAACTGGCAACACTTCCCaatgacgatctggtacttttggtcgctcggacaACAAAGTCTGGCAGCGCTGTTTACTAGTTCACGGGAAGTATGGCAACGTTGTTCTAGTTCACGGGAGGTCTGGCAACACTGTTTACTAGTTCACGAGACGTCTGGCAACACTATTTACTAGTTCACGAGAAGTCTGGCAACACGATTTACTAGTTCACGGCAAGTCTGGCAGCACGGTTTACTAGTTCACAGGAGGTCTGGCAACGTTGGATGGAACATaccagtgttgccagactTATCGCCCCAAGCGACCAttgtaccagatcgtcagctAAATAAATCGGAAAAAATACCAGAACTTAGTTGGCTATAAAAATATGGTGACTTGGTATTTTTCAAGTATGTTCttctggtcacactaagcctcgccctatataagacgggcagcagcagtggcgaAGCCAGTAGGCTGTTGACCGGCGagcggtcaagtactccgggGGAGGAGTAGCTGGAATCTCCCCCGGATGGAACGACTGGCTCCCACCGGCGCTGGAGGTCACCCCGTCCTCCCATTGGCACTGGAGGTCACCCCGTGCTCCAGGCGCTCCCATTGGCACTGGAGGCCACCCCGTACTCCAGGGGCTCCCACCGGCACTGGAGGTCACCCCGTGCTCCAAGCGCTTTTGCCGACACTGGAGGACACCCCGTGCTCCCACCGGCACTGGAGGTCACCCCGTGCTCCAAGCACTTTTGCCGGCACTGGAGGATACCCCGTGCTCTTACCGGCACTGGAGGTCACCCCGTGCTCCGAGCGCTTCCGCCGGCACTGGAAGCCACCCCGTGCTCAAGGGGCTCCCACTGGCACTGGAGGTCACCCCGTGCTCCAGGGGCTCCCACCGGCACTGGAGGTCACCCCGTGCTCCAAGCGCTTCCGCCGACACTGGAGGCCACCCCGTGCTCCCACCGGCACTGG
It encodes:
- the LOC108085074 gene encoding lethal(2) giant larvae protein-like isoform X2 is translated as MALIYLTNMGDIMVLSVPELKRQLNAAAVRREDINGISSLCFTNAGEDLYMMSSSELLRIALATGKAVQPTGIVEVEPLESEDLVLEANDEEESDKEKDVNIEVVNNAETKELPVATQRSKPVEVSVDRNSLHLTNGVTNNNSPSRANETITSSIGDLTVDSVRDHSNTTTTTLCSTTTEETVGRLSVLSTQTNQATTTVNMNDISDINIPNLMDLKSKSNTTETSTSSVVIKSIITSISHEKTNGESEIRTTRTTANEVNFNIKIISLTTKKII
- the LOC138929114 gene encoding uncharacterized protein encodes the protein MERLAPTGAGGHPVLPLALEATPYSRGSHRHWRSPRAPSAFADTGGHPVLPPALEVTPCSKHFCRHWRIPRALTGTGGHPVLRALPPALEATPCSRGSHWHWRSPRAPGAPTGTGGHPVLQALPPTLEATPCSHRHWRSPRAPSTCAGTGGHPVLHVIPPALAATAGGGRCCSSV
- the LOC108085074 gene encoding lethal(2) giant larvae protein-like isoform X1, with the protein product MKKIQCFCLHAFLFFGSSTRSHGDGDGPANISGRSAAGRRESYHEMALIYLTNMGDIMVLSVPELKRQLNAAAVRREDINGISSLCFTNAGEDLYMMSSSELLRIALATGKAVQPTGIVEVEPLESEDLVLEANDEEESDKEKDVNIEVVNNAETKELPVATQRSKPVEVSVDRNSLHLTNGVTNNNSPSRANETITSSIGDLTVDSVRDHSNTTTTTLCSTTTEETVGRLSVLSTQTNQATTTVNMNDISDINIPNLMDLKSKSNTTETSTSSVVIKSIITSISHEKTNGESEIRTTRTTANEVNFNIKIISLTTKKII